The Halogeometricum borinquense DSM 11551 DNA window AAGCACTGACTCTACCTCGAACTCCGCGTCGTCCATCACCGATAGCGTCTCCGGGCGGACGTAGACGCTCTTGGCTGTCGTGTCCTCGAATTCGAACGCCGGGCCAGACGATGATGACATCTGTTCGTCCGCATCGCTTGTTGCGGTATTTTCTGTGGCGTCCTTCTCTCTATCACTGGATTCGTCCGCTGAAACCTCGACTTCTTTTTCGGGTTCCTCTTCTTCGACTACGTCGCCGAGCCCCGAGAACCGGTTTTCGTCAGGCATCCGTGCCTCCGTTTTCGACGACTTGCGCCAGTTTGTCGAGTCGGTCGAGCATGTCGCTGTTGGGATCGTATTCTCTGAGTGTCTCACCGTCGCGCCATGCGCGACTGAATGCGATGCGATGGCGGAGCCCCGGCCCCGGCGATTCACCGAATCGCTCGGATCGTGCAAACGACGGGAGGTACTGCTCGAATGGCGACGATTCGAGGTCGTCGATGATGCGCTTTTCCTCGTTGTTGCCGCTCAAATCGTTTGGTACGATGGCGAGAATACCGAGATCGACTTCCTTGCGGATCGGTCGAATCTGCTGTTCGACCATGCGTTCGAATCCGCTGACGCTCGGTTCGCTCATCAGAAGTGGGACGATGACGTTCCCAGCACCGATGAGCGAGGCGTCTGAGAGGGGACCGAGACTCGGCGGTGAGTCGATGACGATGTAGTCGTACTCCTCACCGAGGAGCGGTTCGATGATACGCCGTCGGACCCACAGCACGCCGAACGTGGAGTTGCGGATACGGTCTTCGATGTCGTCTAAGTCAACGTGTGCGGGGATAAGATCGAATTCACCTCGGTCGTGGATGATTTCCCGTACGTCTACGGGGTCGTCGTCGGTCAGCAGGTCACCGACGTGTGGCTCTTCGGTCTCGTAGAGGTCCTTTCGACCGACGCCCTCCGTCGCGTTCCCCTGCTGGTCGAGATCAACGAGGAGCACGTCGTTCCCCCGCGCTGCGAGAGCGTCCGCGAGGTTGATCGCGACTGTTGTCTTTCCGACGCCTCCTTTCTGCAGTGAGACGCTCACGGCGCGTGCCATCTATCGACCCTCCATCTCGGACAGTGTTCGAATCGCATACATGGTAGGATGTGTGAAATTTGTGGAAATTGTGGACTGTGTTGGTCGTCCACGATACGACCGTACGTTCTGCGGCATCCCATATAACACCTCGTCAGACATTCGAGCCATCTTAGAGATTTCACAATTTCTAAAATGTCTGCAACATGCGCTTTAGAAACATTCTAAAATTCGCTTTCTATTCTCTCCTATCTAGTCCAACATTTCACAAATTGTGCGCTATTTTATCCCATATCTAACTTCTTGGGGTTTCTGAGATGTTTACAAATTCTACAATGTTCACAGGACTAGAAATTTCTCTCGTTGCGCCTCTTAAAAATTTGTAAAACTTCTACACATTCTAAAATTTTTGAAGTTGTCGAACTGTCCCAGAGGTGTTCACTGCCCGAGATGTTCTCGATTCTACACCGTCCGCAGTTTCCCGACTTCCTGCAGTTCTCACGATTCCTCCGAGTTCTACAAACTCTCCATTTCTCACAATTTCTCAAATTTCCACCTTGTTCACAAAGTGTGGCTTCACTGTCTGTCACGACGGACGCGTAGATATATAAGCCGACGAGACAGTTGGCCGATAAACGGGCTCCGTATCGAACGCTGTCTCGATGCCTTCCTATCATGGATGACGACAGAACGACACTGAACACTGGTGATGGACCGAGTATCGGGAGAGTCATCCTCGCGTGCTGTTGCGTTGTCGCGGTGATTCTCTCGGCCGCACTCGTCGCACCGCTCTCGACTGCCATCGGTGACGCGCCAGCGGACTCGCTCGTCGTATTCAAAGCGGACTCCGGTTCCGGACCGGGTGGCCTTGGCGCACTCAACCCGGGATCAAAGACGAGCGTTGGCGGTGGTGTTACAGACGACTCAAATCCGTACCGCTCGCTCGATACTGAGGTTCACTTTACCGTCGAGAGCCCGGAATCGGCATACTGGCGAACCGGTTCGTACGCGACGTACTCCGGTTCAGGCTGGGAACAAACCACCGACTCACAACCGTACAGCGGCGACATCTCACCAGCTGCTCGCGGTGAGCGAATGACCTACCGCGTCTCGTTGAAGACATCTGCAACGGCGCTTCCGACGGCGTGGCGACCAAACACGGTCAATCTCGACAGCGACACGGATCTTGCTGTCACCGAGGGCCGGGCCGTGACCGCATCGTCAGGCCTTGACGCCGGAACAACCTACACTGCTGAAAGTACTCGGCCGCCGCGGAACACAGACGTACTTCGGACTGCAGGAACTGGCTACCCTGAACCCGTCCAGTCGCGGTACACTGCGCTCCCCGATACGCTTTCACCGCGCATCGCCAGTCTCACAGCCGACATCACTGCCAACGCCTCGACGCCCTACGAGAAAGCCGTCGCTATCGAGCGATATCTGGAGTCGAACAAGGACTACTCGCTGTCGGCATCGCACGACGGCGACGACCCAGTTTCGTCGTTTCTGTTCGAGATGGACGACGGGTACTGTGAGTACTTCGCCTCCTCGATGGCCGTGATGCTTCGTACGCAGGACATTCCTGCCCGCTACGTCGTCGGTTACTCGTCCGGCGAACTGACCGGAGACAACACGTACACGGTCCGAAATATGAACGCCCACGCGTGGGTCGAAGTGTACTTCCCCGATGTCGGATGGGTCCGCTTCGACCCGACGCCCGGCCAAGCGCGTCTCGATGCCGAACGCACCGCTTTCGAGCGGCAGGAGGACGGAACCTACGAGACGCCAGCGACGACGGAGACGCCCGATTCGACTACGACGCCGACAGCCGAATCGCAGAGCCCAACCGATGCATCGACGCCGACGCCGTCGGATAGCGGAACGAGTGCTGACGGCTCGGCAGACGACGGGACGGCTGATGACGGAACCACGGATGACGGCACGGCGGACGAGGGAGCAACCGGTGACGGGACAGACGAGGGTGACTCCGACGATACGGACAAACAGACGCCCGGCGGGACGCCATCAGGGCCATCGTTCTCGCTCAATCGGACACCGGTTCCCGGTGCTGACGTGACTGTAACCGTGACGAATTCGGGCGACGCTGTTTCGGATCGGACAGTTCTGTTCAACGGTGACCCGGTCGGTGTGACCGACATCGAAGGACAGGTAGTCGCAACGGTCCCGTACGCGTCCAACTTGACCATCTCTCTTGCACCCGAGGGCGAGAGGGCCTCGCTCATCGCAGCGGATATCGGCCCTATTCCGCAAGATAGCGACGCCTCGTTCTCGGTGCGAGATCCGGCGCTTTCGGTCAGCGCGTCGAACGACTCCGTCTCGTATCCACTGGACACGAACGCCTCACTGTCGTTCGTCGGGTCCAAAGTGACCGCGAGCGAGCTTCTCGTCGTCGCTACCGTCGATACCGTCCCCATCCGCGACGCCCGCGTGAGCGTTGATGGCGAGACAGTCGGTCGGACCGACGCGACCGGACGGACCGAGTTTACGCTCCCCGAAGAACCCGGAAACGTCACTGTCAGCGTCTCTCGTGGGGAAGTCAGCGGCGAGCAATCGCTCACGCTTGACGCGCTGTCGGTCCGCATCGACCGGCCGTCGATTCCACTCCCGTATTCGACGGCGACAGTTCACACGACGCTCGGAAACGAGAGTGCAGGCGGCGTCCCCGTCTCCATAAACGGTGACCGCGTCGCAACCACCGGGCCGAACGGCTCGGCGACGGTCACGCTCCCGCTCGCTTCGTCGGCCCGCGTCGTCGCCGCGCGGTACGGGCAGACGAGTACAACGTCCGTCTCGGGGATGCTCCTGAACGCCGGCGCACTCTTCGGAACGGTTCTCATCGGCGTCGGTGCCGTCTTCGGAACTGCCTACAGACGTGGCTCCTCGCCGCTCGCGTACCTGTCGGCTCTTCGCTCCCGTGCGTCCGCTCTTCTCGATACACTGCTGGGCGTCCTCGTTTCGGGTGCCGGACTCGCAGACACACTTTTGGACGGATTTCGAGCGCTTCACGCCCGACTTCGGACCGTCGTTCAGGGTGTCGTAGACCGAACCATCGCACTCGGTGAACTCCCCGGACTCGCCGCCGCGTGGGTCACAGCGCGGCTTGCCCGCCTCCGCAACAGTGGTGAGTCGGTCACCGAACGTGTCGCTCGACGGGCGGGCGTTATAGACGACCCGCTGGACCCTGAGGCGCGGACAATCCGCGATTGTTGGGACGAGTTCCGAGGGCACGTCACCGTCCCAAAGCAGGCCTCGCGCACACCGGGAGAGCTCGCCGCTCACGCCGTCGAAGCCGATGGACTCCCCGCGGAACCGGTGTTCGTGATTCGAGACGGCTTCCGGGATGTCGAGTACGGTGGGCGGTCCCCGACCGACCGCTCCGAACAGATGACGCGCGCGATGGCTGAGATTCGGGCCGCAATCGACGACACCGATGCGGGTGGCGACGAGACGGATACTGAAATCAGTGGGGAGGACGCCCGATGAAGGCGCTCCGAACTGTCGCTGGCCTCGCCGGAATCGTCGTCGTCGCCGTCACTATCGGACTCGTCGCCGGCGTCGTGACACCAGTTTCGGCGCTTTCGGAACGGGTCAGTTCGCTCGACGGCGAACAGTACCTCTTAGCTCTCGCCGCGGTGTTGCTCCTCGGTGGGCTTTGGTTCGCTCGCCGCCGTGCTTCATCAACCAGTGACCGCTTTACGGAGCTCAGAGAGATGCCCCCCGAGGGCGCTTCTGCTCCGGCGTCAATTCGCGTCGGCGGCCGGTTCGACCGGGTCGTCGGCAACGCGCTCTCGTCAGACGATGACGACGCGATGACCCCGGTCGTTACTCGGCTTCGGGAGACGGCGACCGGCCTGTACGCCGACGTGGCGAACGTTGACCAACAGACGGCACGCCGCTGTATTCGAAACGGTGAGTGGACGGACGACGAACTCGCCGCGGCGTTCCTCGCAGCGGGGTCAGGGCAAGCTCCACTTCGGTCTCGCATCCGGGTGTGGCTCGACCCGCCACGAGAGCGTCGTCGCCGGGTCGATGCCACGCTAGACGCACTGTTCGAACTCCGCGAGGGTGTGGTTCCGGCGAGTGAAGACTCCGAACGACTGGCCGAACGGGAGTCGGAGACGCTGCGCGAATCCGAAGATTCTGCGGGACGTGAGCCAGAGACCTCCGGAACTGACGAGGGTGAGGTTGAGAGCATCGCTCCCGACGAAACTGATCACGCGTCGGCCACGAAAGTCGATGCCGGTGGTGAGCAATGACGACGCTTCGGCGCGATGACCGATGGAACGTCGGCCTCGTCGGAACGCTGTCGCTCGTCGGTATCGGCCTTGCCTACGCGAATCCGACGCTCGTCGCGGCGGCGGTGATCCCCCTCACCTACGTCCTCTACGATGCATTCTCATCGCTCCCCGAAACTGTCGAACTCGGCATTCGTCGGGAGTTCGATCCGGTGGCACCCGCTCCCGGCGAACGCGTCACTGTGACGCTCACCGTCGAGAACAGTTCGGCCACGGAATCCTCATCAGCAACCGACGACGCAAGTGATGACGGCGGCCGAACGCTCACTGACGTTCGCGTCGTGGACGGCGTCCCCGCCGCACTCGCCGTCGAATCCGGGTCGCCCCGCGCGAGTCTGTCACTCGCCCCGGGTGAGACGGAGACGGTCACGTACGACGTCGTCGCAACCCGCGGTGACTTTGCGTTCGACGACGCACTCGTTCGTCTGCGCTCCGTCGCGGGCACCAGCGTCCTCACCAGCGAGGTGGCCGTCGGCGGCGACGAAGTGCTTTCGTGTTCCGGCGGACTGACAGATGCGTCGGTCGCGGAGGCCACGCCCTGCAGAGCCGGAACAGTGCCCGCCGATTCGGGCGGGTCGGGGTTGGAGTTTCATTCGACGCGTGAGTACCGGTCCGGTGACCCACTTTCGCGCGTCGATTGGCGGCATCTCGCCAAGACTGGCGAACTCACTACCGTCGAGTTCCGCGAGCAACAGGCCAGTCGTGTCGCTGTCGTCGCCGACGCCCGCGAACCGATGCGCGCTGTCGCTGGTCCCGGTCGCCCGACGGCGGCGGAACTGTGCGCCTACGCTGCGTTGCGGACGCACCGCACGTTGACCGCCGATGGACACGACGTGGCGGCAACAGCTCTCGGTCTCGACTCAGTTGAATTTCCAGATGCCGTTGCTGTCGGCCCTGACGGTCTCCCGTGGCCCGACGGCCCGCGGGAAGCGGAAGCGATGTTCGATGCCGCCAGTGTCGCGGCCGCTGAGACGGCGACGACAGCAACTGATGGGGGCGTGGTGGACTCCGACAGTGAGCGACGCGGCGTATCACGCGACTCGCGCGCAGCAACCGTCGCGGCGACGCTGGATGCCCGCCTCGCGTCCGACGCACGGATTGTCCTCTTTTCACCGCTTCTGGACGACTATCCGGCGACGCTTGCCCGCGCACTTCGGAGACGTGGCCGCTCGGTCGCTGTACTCTCGCCCGACGTGACCGGTCGGGAGACGCCCGGACTCGCCCTCGCGTCGCTTGACCGAACCCGCCGACGAACCGCACTCGAACGGACTGATGTCACCGTCGCTGACTGGACGCCCGAACGACCGCTCGACGACTCGCTCTCGCACGTACTTACAGACAGATGACAGACTCACCGCTTTCGGACCTCGAAACGACCGACGCCGCGCCTCCGGCGTCGAACTGGCGACCCACCGCGTTGAGTATCGCTGTTGTACTCTGCTGTACGGCGATTCTCGGCGGTCTACTCACGGGTGCGACGCAACTCTGGAACGCTGTTCTCCCGGCCGCGGGCGGCGCGGCGCTGCTCGCGGGTGCTATCTCGCTCGCGGCGGCGACGGCGTACCGTCCGCTTTCGCGGTTCGTCGCTGCCTGCCTTCTTCTCCCGGCGAGTGCGGGCGTCGTCGCCGGCTTGGGGTACGTGTTCGCCAAGCAACTCGGCGGTACGTACCCTGTCGGGTCGGTGTTCGTCGTCGTCAGCCTCACAGCGGCGGGGTTCGGAGCGGCGGCGGCGGTCAGAGATACGCTTGAATCCGACGCGTTAGAGTCGGCACTCGCGGTCGCAACGGTTGCTTCGCTCCCACCGACGTTCGCGTTTGTCCCGCTTGCTATCGTCCGTATCTTCGAGGAGTTCTCCGCAACGCTGTACGTTCCAGTTCTCGTCCCCGACCCGGTTCCGGCGGCGGCGTTCCCCGGTGCACTCGTTGGCGGCGTCCTTCGATTCCTTGTCGCACCGACGCACGAAGGACCGCATCTGTTTTCGTTTGCCCTCGTCTGCTATCTCGCCGTCATCGGTCTCGAGACCGTTCTCCGGACGTATCCGGTGGCAGACCTCGTCCGGCCGAACAAGCCGGAGGCCGCGGATCGCGTCCTCGACCCACTCAAACGAGGATTGACGGCGGCGACCACACTCGGCACGCTCGTCGTCTTTATCTTGGGAATTCTCTTTCTCGCTCCGCGTGGATTCGAGATGCTTCCCGCAACGATTCTCGATCCGGTGACGACGCTCGCGGGAGTCGATATCCTTCGTGTCGTTCTCTTTCTCGGCGGCGTCGTCGGCATTCTCCTCGGTATCGGGTCGTGGGGACTCAGGCGCTTCTACGACGCCTCTAAAGACGAACTCAGAAAGTCAACTCCCTCGCTGGTAGCCGGTTCCGCTGTCGTCATCGGAGCGTTCACGCTCCACGAACCCGTACTTACGGCACTCCTCGATGCGATTCTCGATGTCCTTCCTGCGGCGTATGCGGGGGATGTGCAGACGCAGGCGGACGCCGTCATGGCATTCTACGGCGGTGAGGTGGTCGTTCTCGGCCTCTGTGCCGGGTTGCTCTTCGTCGCTGCTGTCGCTTTCGCGGTGCTGTACGGCGTGGTCAACATCGGCGTCATGACTGACAGGGCCGCCGGTGCCGCCGTCGCGGGCGCGGGTCTGTTCGTCGCGTCAGCAGTCGCCGCCACCGTTGGTGCGGGAACAACGCTCGTTCTCGCGGGGCTTGTCGGCGGACTCATCGTCCGCGACGCCGGAACTCACGGCGTGACTCTTGGTCACGAAATCGGTCGTCTCGGCGAGACACGCCGCGCGGAACTCGTCCACCTCGCCGTCACTGCTATCGTTGGCGTCGTCGCCGCGATAGCCGCTGTTGGCCTCGCGGACTTCCTCGGTCGAATCCCGGCCCTCGATGGCTCGGGGCTGTCTCTCGCTCTCGGTGGCGCGGTTCTCGGCGTCCTATTTTTCGTTGTTGCTCTGCGCTGAGGTGCCTCTCGGACGGCCACTGGACTTTACCGCTGACACCGTGACTGTCGGGATATGTCCGGGCCAGTGTTTCTCGAAGGCGATGGCGTCGCACTCTGTCCGGCCGACCAGTCGGATCTCAACTTTCTACGGACACACGAGAACGATCCCCGCGTCCGCAAAACGAGAACCGTCAGGTTTCCGACCAGTACGGATCATGCTACTACCCGTCTCGGCGGGACGATGGGTCGAAACGAGGAAACCGTCGGTCTCGTCATTCGCGCTGACGACGAATCGGTCGGGTTCGTCTACCTCCTTCGTGAGGACCCGAACGCCATCGACTTTCGCTACGCGGAGTTGGCCTACTGGATCGCTTACGAACACTGGGATGCGGGATACGCGACGGCCGCCGCGAAGACGATGGTCAAGTACGGCTTCGATGAGCTCGGTCTCCACCGCATCACAGCCTCGACGCTCGCCAGTAACGAATCTTCGAAACGCGTCTTGGAGAAAGTCGGATTCGAACGCGAGGGAGTCGCCCGCGAGGAAGTATATACCGACGGCGAGTGGCACGACCGGATTCGGTATGGACTGCTCGCAGACGAGTGGCGCGCGGATAACTCGTAGTGACCGAGTACCGACTCTCCCTCTCTCCCCCCTCCCCCCGCACCCCCCATCCCCCACTCACCCTCTCGCGGACGCCTCGTCGCGCTAGCGCCGCGATCTCGTTGACGACCCTCCCGCGCTAACGTCGCTCTCTGGAACCGATCACACCCTCGTCTCTCGAATCGCCGTCTCTGTCGCGCTCTCGCCGCCTTTCACACTGTCTCAATCTTTTCATCAAACTTCACATAAATTTATATATAGTAAGTTGAATTTCATGCTCGCAGATGTTAGAAGAAGGTATTTCCTATCCTCTTGATGGGGATAATGCACTCGGTCGTATCGTCATCGGATCGCTGCTCATCTTCGGGTTTATCTTGGTTGTCCCGGTATTCCTCCTGTACGGTTATCTCGTCCGAGTCCTTGAGGCGACGGCACACGGCAAACCAGAACCTCCCGCGTTCGACGACTGGGGGAAGATGTTCGTGGACGGACTCAAAGCGTTTGGCGTGACACTCGTGTACGGGTTCGTTCCGTTCGCACTCATGGGGGCCAGTCTCGGTGTCGGTCTTTCGGGTGGTGCCTCTGGAAGTGACACTGCGGCCGGACTCCTCGGTGGTATTGGAGCGCTCGGCTTCGGTGTGAGCTTCTTCGCCATGTTCATCATCTACTACCTCGTCCCGGCGGCGCTCACGAACATGGCCGTCGAAGACAGTTTCGGCGCAGCGTTCGACATCAGCCGTCTCAAAGATGTCCTGTTGAGTGCGGATTACTTCGTCGCGTGGATAATCCCGTTCTTGCTCGCGTTCGTCGCTTACGTGCTGACTGGTTTTCTCGTCGCCATCACGATCGGCATTGGAACTCTCCTCGTCCCGACTATCCAGTTCTACACGAACGTCGCCGTATTCTACATGTTCGGTCGCGCGTTCGGGAAGGTCACTGGTATCGAAACGACGCAGTCGGCAACGCCGGCCGACGCCGTGTAATTCACGACGCCGCGTAATTCACCCCGAGGCGATATTTTCGACGGCTTCGTCGTATGAAACCTTTCTTTCTGTGTTCCTACGCAGCGCGAACCACTCGCTCGGATGCGGTGGCTTCAGGTTGCAGCATCCCACTCGTCGAGGTCAAACCACTATCCTCGTTGTCGAGACGGTCGCTGGTGGTGAGGAGGTCATACGCGGCGGTGACGCAGTGGTCGTCGTCCGCAATCGCCCAGAACCCGCCCTTGTGCCGAACGAGGTCCCGATCATTCAGCCGAGAGAGCGCCGTTCCACGGTGTTTGGCTGATCTGACGTGGTGTTTCCTGGTTCGTGTATTTACTATAACTTCGTTCGGCCGAATCAAACGCTCGACAACCGTACGCCCATCAAAGCGGTGCGCATCTATACAGTGCCGAGAAACGAAATCTGCCAAAAATACTATAGATCTACACTATTAATAATTTCATATGAGCGCAAATAGTGATGAGGTATACGAACTGTACGAACAATTATCAGAAGAAGAGCGTGAAGATTTCTTCCACCGATTATCTGGTGATCTAGATTGGGTCAGCATCGACGAAAGTGTACCAGAGATTGACGAGGAACCCTGGAACTTGTATTGGCACGAATTCAAGAGTGGCTCTGACGAATTTGAAAAATTCATCCATAACCCCCTCGCAGTACTAGCAAATTCGATCGAAGAGGTTGACGAAAGCTTCCATATAACTACTAATATTGTCAATCATCACCGAGGGCTTGCGATGACAGAGGTATGTACAATGCCGATGGTTATGGCTGAGTACGAAACAGTGCACGTTCTATTATACAAGCACTGAATAGACAAACACATCTACAATCTGTCAGTAAATACCGTACCTCATCAATATTTTTCTGATTCTGACAAGAAGGGGTATGTAATGGAGGAATATAGGGAACTCCATAGCAAGTTGCGTGCAACCCTGAACGACTTGCGACAGGCAGTTGGCGAGGCACTGGTGGTTGTGGAAGCCGAAGAATCGACCGGACTCAGTACGCGGTCCAAGCACCTGCGGACGTACGAGTCGGTACTAGTACGATGATTTCGCGCCGCTCTGTTCTCCAGTGTATCACCGCTGGGTCTCTCGTCGGATTGGTTGGCCACACGGGATCTACAGCACAACCCGAATCTACGACAGACGGAACCGACCAGAACGCCACCGGCAAGCTTCGTGTCTCACCAACGTCAGTACATTACGACGAACCGTTCACACTCATGGTGAGTGGCATAGCTCCTGGGACAGCCGTGACGATCACGGCCCGGACGTTCGACCGCGAGGGTCGTCAGTGGGCTTCGTTCGCAACGTTCACGGCGTCCTCGAAGGGTGTCGTCGATATCGAGACGCACGCTCCGGACGCAGGGACGTACGAGACAGTTTCTCCTATGGGGTTAATCTGGTC harbors:
- a CDS encoding transglutaminase domain-containing protein, translating into MDDDRTTLNTGDGPSIGRVILACCCVVAVILSAALVAPLSTAIGDAPADSLVVFKADSGSGPGGLGALNPGSKTSVGGGVTDDSNPYRSLDTEVHFTVESPESAYWRTGSYATYSGSGWEQTTDSQPYSGDISPAARGERMTYRVSLKTSATALPTAWRPNTVNLDSDTDLAVTEGRAVTASSGLDAGTTYTAESTRPPRNTDVLRTAGTGYPEPVQSRYTALPDTLSPRIASLTADITANASTPYEKAVAIERYLESNKDYSLSASHDGDDPVSSFLFEMDDGYCEYFASSMAVMLRTQDIPARYVVGYSSGELTGDNTYTVRNMNAHAWVEVYFPDVGWVRFDPTPGQARLDAERTAFERQEDGTYETPATTETPDSTTTPTAESQSPTDASTPTPSDSGTSADGSADDGTADDGTTDDGTADEGATGDGTDEGDSDDTDKQTPGGTPSGPSFSLNRTPVPGADVTVTVTNSGDAVSDRTVLFNGDPVGVTDIEGQVVATVPYASNLTISLAPEGERASLIAADIGPIPQDSDASFSVRDPALSVSASNDSVSYPLDTNASLSFVGSKVTASELLVVATVDTVPIRDARVSVDGETVGRTDATGRTEFTLPEEPGNVTVSVSRGEVSGEQSLTLDALSVRIDRPSIPLPYSTATVHTTLGNESAGGVPVSINGDRVATTGPNGSATVTLPLASSARVVAARYGQTSTTSVSGMLLNAGALFGTVLIGVGAVFGTAYRRGSSPLAYLSALRSRASALLDTLLGVLVSGAGLADTLLDGFRALHARLRTVVQGVVDRTIALGELPGLAAAWVTARLARLRNSGESVTERVARRAGVIDDPLDPEARTIRDCWDEFRGHVTVPKQASRTPGELAAHAVEADGLPAEPVFVIRDGFRDVEYGGRSPTDRSEQMTRAMAEIRAAIDDTDAGGDETDTEISGEDAR
- a CDS encoding DUF58 domain-containing protein, whose product is MTTLRRDDRWNVGLVGTLSLVGIGLAYANPTLVAAAVIPLTYVLYDAFSSLPETVELGIRREFDPVAPAPGERVTVTLTVENSSATESSSATDDASDDGGRTLTDVRVVDGVPAALAVESGSPRASLSLAPGETETVTYDVVATRGDFAFDDALVRLRSVAGTSVLTSEVAVGGDEVLSCSGGLTDASVAEATPCRAGTVPADSGGSGLEFHSTREYRSGDPLSRVDWRHLAKTGELTTVEFREQQASRVAVVADAREPMRAVAGPGRPTAAELCAYAALRTHRTLTADGHDVAATALGLDSVEFPDAVAVGPDGLPWPDGPREAEAMFDAASVAAAETATTATDGGVVDSDSERRGVSRDSRAATVAATLDARLASDARIVLFSPLLDDYPATLARALRRRGRSVAVLSPDVTGRETPGLALASLDRTRRRTALERTDVTVADWTPERPLDDSLSHVLTDR
- a CDS encoding DUF7269 family protein yields the protein MKALRTVAGLAGIVVVAVTIGLVAGVVTPVSALSERVSSLDGEQYLLALAAVLLLGGLWFARRRASSTSDRFTELREMPPEGASAPASIRVGGRFDRVVGNALSSDDDDAMTPVVTRLRETATGLYADVANVDQQTARRCIRNGEWTDDELAAAFLAAGSGQAPLRSRIRVWLDPPRERRRRVDATLDALFELREGVVPASEDSERLAERESETLRESEDSAGREPETSGTDEGEVESIAPDETDHASATKVDAGGEQ
- a CDS encoding ParA family protein; this translates as MARAVSVSLQKGGVGKTTVAINLADALAARGNDVLLVDLDQQGNATEGVGRKDLYETEEPHVGDLLTDDDPVDVREIIHDRGEFDLIPAHVDLDDIEDRIRNSTFGVLWVRRRIIEPLLGEEYDYIVIDSPPSLGPLSDASLIGAGNVIVPLLMSEPSVSGFERMVEQQIRPIRKEVDLGILAIVPNDLSGNNEEKRIIDDLESSPFEQYLPSFARSERFGESPGPGLRHRIAFSRAWRDGETLREYDPNSDMLDRLDKLAQVVENGGTDA
- a CDS encoding GNAT family N-acetyltransferase — protein: MSGPVFLEGDGVALCPADQSDLNFLRTHENDPRVRKTRTVRFPTSTDHATTRLGGTMGRNEETVGLVIRADDESVGFVYLLREDPNAIDFRYAELAYWIAYEHWDAGYATAAAKTMVKYGFDELGLHRITASTLASNESSKRVLEKVGFEREGVAREEVYTDGEWHDRIRYGLLADEWRADNS
- a CDS encoding DUF7519 family protein — translated: MTDSPLSDLETTDAAPPASNWRPTALSIAVVLCCTAILGGLLTGATQLWNAVLPAAGGAALLAGAISLAAATAYRPLSRFVAACLLLPASAGVVAGLGYVFAKQLGGTYPVGSVFVVVSLTAAGFGAAAAVRDTLESDALESALAVATVASLPPTFAFVPLAIVRIFEEFSATLYVPVLVPDPVPAAAFPGALVGGVLRFLVAPTHEGPHLFSFALVCYLAVIGLETVLRTYPVADLVRPNKPEAADRVLDPLKRGLTAATTLGTLVVFILGILFLAPRGFEMLPATILDPVTTLAGVDILRVVLFLGGVVGILLGIGSWGLRRFYDASKDELRKSTPSLVAGSAVVIGAFTLHEPVLTALLDAILDVLPAAYAGDVQTQADAVMAFYGGEVVVLGLCAGLLFVAAVAFAVLYGVVNIGVMTDRAAGAAVAGAGLFVASAVAATVGAGTTLVLAGLVGGLIVRDAGTHGVTLGHEIGRLGETRRAELVHLAVTAIVGVVAAIAAVGLADFLGRIPALDGSGLSLALGGAVLGVLFFVVALR
- a CDS encoding DUF4013 domain-containing protein, yielding MLEEGISYPLDGDNALGRIVIGSLLIFGFILVVPVFLLYGYLVRVLEATAHGKPEPPAFDDWGKMFVDGLKAFGVTLVYGFVPFALMGASLGVGLSGGASGSDTAAGLLGGIGALGFGVSFFAMFIIYYLVPAALTNMAVEDSFGAAFDISRLKDVLLSADYFVAWIIPFLLAFVAYVLTGFLVAITIGIGTLLVPTIQFYTNVAVFYMFGRAFGKVTGIETTQSATPADAV